One stretch of Bos indicus x Bos taurus breed Angus x Brahman F1 hybrid chromosome 22, Bos_hybrid_MaternalHap_v2.0, whole genome shotgun sequence DNA includes these proteins:
- the OGG1 gene encoding N-glycosylase/DNA lyase isoform X1, whose translation MEMSVVSLLRGSMGHRTLASFPALWASIPCPRSELRLDLVLASGQSFRWREQSPAHWSGVLADQVWTLTQTEEHLYCTVYRGDKGRVGRPTLEELKAVQQYFQLDVSLAPLYHHWSSVDPHFQEVAQKFKGVRLLQLDPIECLFSFICSSNNNIARITGMVERLCQTFGPRLIQLDDVTYHGFPSLQALAGPEVEAQLRNLGLGYRARFVSASARAILEERGGLPWLQQLRKAPYEEAHKALCTLPGVGTKVADCICLMALDKPQAVPVDVHVWQIAQRDYSWHPTTSQAKGPSPQANKELGNFFRNLWGPYAGWAQAVLFSADLRQLQQAQEPPAKRRKRCTGPEG comes from the exons ATGGAAATGTCAGTGGTCTCCCTTCTTCGGGGTAGCATGGGGCATCGCACTCTAGCCTCCTTCCCGGCCCTATGGGCCTCCATCCCCTGTCCACGATCTGAACTGCGCCTGGACCTGGTTCTGGCTTCTGGACAGTCTTTCCG GTGGAGGGAGCAAAGCCCTGCGCACTGGAGTGGCGTGCTGGCCGACCAGGTATGGACCCTGACCCAGACTGAGGAGCATCTTTACTGCACTGTGTACCGAGGGGACAAGGGCAGGGTTGGCAGGCCCACACTGGAAGAGCTAAAGGCCGTGCAACAGTACTTCCAGCTGGATGTCAGCCTTGCTCCCCTGTATCACCATTGGAGTTCCGTGGACCCCCACTTTCAAGAGGTGGCTCAGAAATTCAAGG GTGTGCGACTCCTGCAACTGGACCCCATCGAatgccttttctctttcatctgttCCTCCAACAACAACATTGCGCGCATCACTGGCATGGTGGAACGGCTCTGCCAGACCTTTGGACCTCGGCTCATCCAGCTTGATGATGTCACCTACCATGGCTTCCCCAGCTTGCAGGCCCTGGCTG GGCCAGAGGTGGAAGCTCAGCTCAGGAATCTGGGCCTGGGGTACCGTGCCCGCTTTGTGAGTGCCAGTGCCCGAGCCATCCTAGAAGAACGgggtggacttccctggctgcAGCAGCTGCGCAAGGCCCCCTATGAGGAGGCTCACAAGGCCCTCTGCACCCTGCCTGGAGTAGGCACCAAG GTGGCTGACTGCATCTGCCTGATGGCGCTAGACAAACCCCAGGCTGTGCCCGTGGACGTCCATGTGTGGCAGATTGCCCAACGTGACTACAGCTGGCACCCCACCACCAGCCAGGCCAAGGGCCCGAGCCCCCAGGCCAACAAGGAACTGG gtAACTTTTTCCGGAACCTGTGGGGACCTTATGCTGGCTGGGCCCAAGCA GTGCTGTTCAGTGCTGACTTGCGCCAACTCCAGCAAGCTCAGGAGCCACCAGCAAAGCGCAGAAAGAGGTGCACAGGGCCGGAAGGCTAG
- the OGG1 gene encoding N-glycosylase/DNA lyase isoform X2 yields MGHRTLASFPALWASIPCPRSELRLDLVLASGQSFRWREQSPAHWSGVLADQVWTLTQTEEHLYCTVYRGDKGRVGRPTLEELKAVQQYFQLDVSLAPLYHHWSSVDPHFQEVAQKFKGVRLLQLDPIECLFSFICSSNNNIARITGMVERLCQTFGPRLIQLDDVTYHGFPSLQALAGPEVEAQLRNLGLGYRARFVSASARAILEERGGLPWLQQLRKAPYEEAHKALCTLPGVGTKVADCICLMALDKPQAVPVDVHVWQIAQRDYSWHPTTSQAKGPSPQANKELGNFFRNLWGPYAGWAQAVLFSADLRQLQQAQEPPAKRRKRCTGPEG; encoded by the exons ATGGGGCATCGCACTCTAGCCTCCTTCCCGGCCCTATGGGCCTCCATCCCCTGTCCACGATCTGAACTGCGCCTGGACCTGGTTCTGGCTTCTGGACAGTCTTTCCG GTGGAGGGAGCAAAGCCCTGCGCACTGGAGTGGCGTGCTGGCCGACCAGGTATGGACCCTGACCCAGACTGAGGAGCATCTTTACTGCACTGTGTACCGAGGGGACAAGGGCAGGGTTGGCAGGCCCACACTGGAAGAGCTAAAGGCCGTGCAACAGTACTTCCAGCTGGATGTCAGCCTTGCTCCCCTGTATCACCATTGGAGTTCCGTGGACCCCCACTTTCAAGAGGTGGCTCAGAAATTCAAGG GTGTGCGACTCCTGCAACTGGACCCCATCGAatgccttttctctttcatctgttCCTCCAACAACAACATTGCGCGCATCACTGGCATGGTGGAACGGCTCTGCCAGACCTTTGGACCTCGGCTCATCCAGCTTGATGATGTCACCTACCATGGCTTCCCCAGCTTGCAGGCCCTGGCTG GGCCAGAGGTGGAAGCTCAGCTCAGGAATCTGGGCCTGGGGTACCGTGCCCGCTTTGTGAGTGCCAGTGCCCGAGCCATCCTAGAAGAACGgggtggacttccctggctgcAGCAGCTGCGCAAGGCCCCCTATGAGGAGGCTCACAAGGCCCTCTGCACCCTGCCTGGAGTAGGCACCAAG GTGGCTGACTGCATCTGCCTGATGGCGCTAGACAAACCCCAGGCTGTGCCCGTGGACGTCCATGTGTGGCAGATTGCCCAACGTGACTACAGCTGGCACCCCACCACCAGCCAGGCCAAGGGCCCGAGCCCCCAGGCCAACAAGGAACTGG gtAACTTTTTCCGGAACCTGTGGGGACCTTATGCTGGCTGGGCCCAAGCA GTGCTGTTCAGTGCTGACTTGCGCCAACTCCAGCAAGCTCAGGAGCCACCAGCAAAGCGCAGAAAGAGGTGCACAGGGCCGGAAGGCTAG
- the CAMK1 gene encoding calcium/calmodulin-dependent protein kinase type 1 isoform X3: protein MVAIKCIAKKALEGKEGSMENEIAVLHKIKHPNIVALDDIYESGGHLYLIMQLVSGGELFDRIVEKGFYTERDASRLIFQVLDAVKYLHDLGIVHRDLKPENLLYYSLDEDSKIMISDFGLSKMEDPSSVLSTACGTPGYVAPEVLAQKPYSKAVDCWSIGVIAYILLCGYPPFYDENDAKLFEQILKAEYEFDSPYWDDISDSAKDFIRHLMEKDPEKRFTCEQALQHPWIAGDTALDKNIHQSVSEQIKKNFAKSKWKQAFNATAVVRHMRKLQLGTSQEGQGQTASRGELLAPAAGGPVAGCCCRDCCVEPSPKLSPSLHPQL from the exons ATGGTGGCCATCAAATGTATCGCCAAGAAGGCTCTGGAGGGCAAGGAGGGCAGCATGGAGAATGAGATTGCTGTCCTACACAA GATCAAGCACCCCAACATCGTAGCCCTGGATGACATCTACGAGAGTGGGGGACACCTCTATCTCATCATGCAGCT GGTGTCAGGCGGTGAGCTGTTTGACCGAATTGTGGAAAAAGGCTTCTACACAGAACGGGATGCCAGCCGCCTCATCTTCCAGGTCCTGGATGCCGTCAAGTACCTGCATGACCTGGGCATCGTACACCGAGACCTCAAG CCAGAGAATCTGCTGTACTACAGCCTGGATGAAGACTCTAAGATCATGATCTCCGACTTTGGCCTCTCCAAGATGGAAGACCCCAGCAGTGTGCTCTCCACGGCCTGTGGGACCCCAGGATACGTGG CCCCTGAAGTGCTGGCCCAGAAGCCCTACAGCAAGGCTGTGGATTGCTGGTCCATTGGGGTCATCGCCTATATCCT GCTCTGTGGTTATCCTCCCTTCTATGACGAGAATGATGCCAAACTCTTTGAACAGATTTTGAAAGCCGAGTACGAGTTTGACTCTCCTTACTGGGACGACATCTCTGACTCTG CCAAAGACTTCATCCGGCACTTGATGGAGAAGGATCCAGAGAAGAGGTTCACCTGTGAGCAGGCCTTGCAGCACCCCTG GATTGCAGGAGATACTGCCCTAGATAAGAATATTCACCAGTCGGTGAGTGAGCAGATCAAGAAGAACTTCGCCAAAAGCAAGTGGAAG CAAGCCTTCAATGCTACAGCCGTGGTGCGGCACATGAGGAAGCTACAGCTGGGCACCAGCCAGGAGGGGCAGGGACAGACAGCGAGTCGTGGGGAGCTCCTGGCACCAGCAGCAGGGG GGCCGGTGGCTGGCTGCTGCTGTCGCGACTGCTGTGTGGAGCCCAGCCCGAAACTGTCCCCCTCTCTGCACCCCCAGCTCTAG
- the CAMK1 gene encoding calcium/calmodulin-dependent protein kinase type 1 isoform X2 — protein sequence MCLDLEREKLGGALAVARGQWAMPGAVERPSWKQAEDIRDIYDFRDVLGTGAFSEVILAEDKRTQKMVAIKCIAKKALEGKEGSMENEIAVLHKIKHPNIVALDDIYESGGHLYLIMQLVSGGELFDRIVEKGFYTERDASRLIFQVLDAVKYLHDLGIVHRDLKPENLLYYSLDEDSKIMISDFGLSKMEDPSSVLSTACGTPGYVAPEVLAQKPYSKAVDCWSIGVIAYILLCGYPPFYDENDAKLFEQILKAEYEFDSPYWDDISDSAKDFIRHLMEKDPEKRFTCEQALQHPWIAGDTALDKNIHQSVSEQIKKNFAKSKWKQAFNATAVVRHMRKLQLGTSQEGQGQTASRGELLAPAAGGPVAGCCCRDCCVEPSPKLSPSLHPQL from the exons ATGTGTTTGGATTTAGAGAGGGAGAAATTGGGAg gagCCCTGGCTGTGGCCAGGGGGCAGTGGGCCATGCCGGGGGCAGTGGAACGCCCCAGCTGGAAGCAGGCAGAGGACATTAGAGACATTTACGACTTCCGAGATGTTCTGGGAAC AGGAGCCTTCTCTGAGGTCATCCTGGCAGAAGATAAGAGGACTCAGAAGATGGTGGCCATCAAATGTATCGCCAAGAAGGCTCTGGAGGGCAAGGAGGGCAGCATGGAGAATGAGATTGCTGTCCTACACAA GATCAAGCACCCCAACATCGTAGCCCTGGATGACATCTACGAGAGTGGGGGACACCTCTATCTCATCATGCAGCT GGTGTCAGGCGGTGAGCTGTTTGACCGAATTGTGGAAAAAGGCTTCTACACAGAACGGGATGCCAGCCGCCTCATCTTCCAGGTCCTGGATGCCGTCAAGTACCTGCATGACCTGGGCATCGTACACCGAGACCTCAAG CCAGAGAATCTGCTGTACTACAGCCTGGATGAAGACTCTAAGATCATGATCTCCGACTTTGGCCTCTCCAAGATGGAAGACCCCAGCAGTGTGCTCTCCACGGCCTGTGGGACCCCAGGATACGTGG CCCCTGAAGTGCTGGCCCAGAAGCCCTACAGCAAGGCTGTGGATTGCTGGTCCATTGGGGTCATCGCCTATATCCT GCTCTGTGGTTATCCTCCCTTCTATGACGAGAATGATGCCAAACTCTTTGAACAGATTTTGAAAGCCGAGTACGAGTTTGACTCTCCTTACTGGGACGACATCTCTGACTCTG CCAAAGACTTCATCCGGCACTTGATGGAGAAGGATCCAGAGAAGAGGTTCACCTGTGAGCAGGCCTTGCAGCACCCCTG GATTGCAGGAGATACTGCCCTAGATAAGAATATTCACCAGTCGGTGAGTGAGCAGATCAAGAAGAACTTCGCCAAAAGCAAGTGGAAG CAAGCCTTCAATGCTACAGCCGTGGTGCGGCACATGAGGAAGCTACAGCTGGGCACCAGCCAGGAGGGGCAGGGACAGACAGCGAGTCGTGGGGAGCTCCTGGCACCAGCAGCAGGGG GGCCGGTGGCTGGCTGCTGCTGTCGCGACTGCTGTGTGGAGCCCAGCCCGAAACTGTCCCCCTCTCTGCACCCCCAGCTCTAG
- the OGG1 gene encoding N-glycosylase/DNA lyase isoform X3: MEMSVVSLLRGSMGHRTLASFPALWASIPCPRSELRLDLVLASGQSFRWREQSPAHWSGVLADQVWTLTQTEEHLYCTVYRGDKGRVGRPTLEELKAVQQYFQLDVSLAPLYHHWSSVDPHFQEVAQKFKGVRLLQLDPIECLFSFICSSNNNIARITGMVERLCQTFGPRLIQLDDVTYHGFPSLQALAGPEVEAQLRNLGLGYRARFVSASARAILEERGGLPWLQQLRKAPYEEAHKALCTLPGVGTKVADCICLMALDKPQAVPVDVHVWQIAQRDYSWHPTTSQAKGPSPQANKELGAVQC; encoded by the exons ATGGAAATGTCAGTGGTCTCCCTTCTTCGGGGTAGCATGGGGCATCGCACTCTAGCCTCCTTCCCGGCCCTATGGGCCTCCATCCCCTGTCCACGATCTGAACTGCGCCTGGACCTGGTTCTGGCTTCTGGACAGTCTTTCCG GTGGAGGGAGCAAAGCCCTGCGCACTGGAGTGGCGTGCTGGCCGACCAGGTATGGACCCTGACCCAGACTGAGGAGCATCTTTACTGCACTGTGTACCGAGGGGACAAGGGCAGGGTTGGCAGGCCCACACTGGAAGAGCTAAAGGCCGTGCAACAGTACTTCCAGCTGGATGTCAGCCTTGCTCCCCTGTATCACCATTGGAGTTCCGTGGACCCCCACTTTCAAGAGGTGGCTCAGAAATTCAAGG GTGTGCGACTCCTGCAACTGGACCCCATCGAatgccttttctctttcatctgttCCTCCAACAACAACATTGCGCGCATCACTGGCATGGTGGAACGGCTCTGCCAGACCTTTGGACCTCGGCTCATCCAGCTTGATGATGTCACCTACCATGGCTTCCCCAGCTTGCAGGCCCTGGCTG GGCCAGAGGTGGAAGCTCAGCTCAGGAATCTGGGCCTGGGGTACCGTGCCCGCTTTGTGAGTGCCAGTGCCCGAGCCATCCTAGAAGAACGgggtggacttccctggctgcAGCAGCTGCGCAAGGCCCCCTATGAGGAGGCTCACAAGGCCCTCTGCACCCTGCCTGGAGTAGGCACCAAG GTGGCTGACTGCATCTGCCTGATGGCGCTAGACAAACCCCAGGCTGTGCCCGTGGACGTCCATGTGTGGCAGATTGCCCAACGTGACTACAGCTGGCACCCCACCACCAGCCAGGCCAAGGGCCCGAGCCCCCAGGCCAACAAGGAACTGG GTGCTGTTCAGTGCTGA
- the CAMK1 gene encoding calcium/calmodulin-dependent protein kinase type 1 isoform X1, which translates to MPGAVERPSWKQAEDIRDIYDFRDVLGTGAFSEVILAEDKRTQKMVAIKCIAKKALEGKEGSMENEIAVLHKIKHPNIVALDDIYESGGHLYLIMQLVSGGELFDRIVEKGFYTERDASRLIFQVLDAVKYLHDLGIVHRDLKPENLLYYSLDEDSKIMISDFGLSKMEDPSSVLSTACGTPGYVAPEVLAQKPYSKAVDCWSIGVIAYILLCGYPPFYDENDAKLFEQILKAEYEFDSPYWDDISDSAKDFIRHLMEKDPEKRFTCEQALQHPWIAGDTALDKNIHQSVSEQIKKNFAKSKWKQAFNATAVVRHMRKLQLGTSQEGQGQTASRGELLAPAAGGPVAGCCCRDCCVEPSPKLSPSLHPQL; encoded by the exons ATGCCGGGGGCAGTGGAACGCCCCAGCTGGAAGCAGGCAGAGGACATTAGAGACATTTACGACTTCCGAGATGTTCTGGGAAC AGGAGCCTTCTCTGAGGTCATCCTGGCAGAAGATAAGAGGACTCAGAAGATGGTGGCCATCAAATGTATCGCCAAGAAGGCTCTGGAGGGCAAGGAGGGCAGCATGGAGAATGAGATTGCTGTCCTACACAA GATCAAGCACCCCAACATCGTAGCCCTGGATGACATCTACGAGAGTGGGGGACACCTCTATCTCATCATGCAGCT GGTGTCAGGCGGTGAGCTGTTTGACCGAATTGTGGAAAAAGGCTTCTACACAGAACGGGATGCCAGCCGCCTCATCTTCCAGGTCCTGGATGCCGTCAAGTACCTGCATGACCTGGGCATCGTACACCGAGACCTCAAG CCAGAGAATCTGCTGTACTACAGCCTGGATGAAGACTCTAAGATCATGATCTCCGACTTTGGCCTCTCCAAGATGGAAGACCCCAGCAGTGTGCTCTCCACGGCCTGTGGGACCCCAGGATACGTGG CCCCTGAAGTGCTGGCCCAGAAGCCCTACAGCAAGGCTGTGGATTGCTGGTCCATTGGGGTCATCGCCTATATCCT GCTCTGTGGTTATCCTCCCTTCTATGACGAGAATGATGCCAAACTCTTTGAACAGATTTTGAAAGCCGAGTACGAGTTTGACTCTCCTTACTGGGACGACATCTCTGACTCTG CCAAAGACTTCATCCGGCACTTGATGGAGAAGGATCCAGAGAAGAGGTTCACCTGTGAGCAGGCCTTGCAGCACCCCTG GATTGCAGGAGATACTGCCCTAGATAAGAATATTCACCAGTCGGTGAGTGAGCAGATCAAGAAGAACTTCGCCAAAAGCAAGTGGAAG CAAGCCTTCAATGCTACAGCCGTGGTGCGGCACATGAGGAAGCTACAGCTGGGCACCAGCCAGGAGGGGCAGGGACAGACAGCGAGTCGTGGGGAGCTCCTGGCACCAGCAGCAGGGG GGCCGGTGGCTGGCTGCTGCTGTCGCGACTGCTGTGTGGAGCCCAGCCCGAAACTGTCCCCCTCTCTGCACCCCCAGCTCTAG
- the OGG1 gene encoding N-glycosylase/DNA lyase isoform X4, translating to MVERLCQTFGPRLIQLDDVTYHGFPSLQALAGPEVEAQLRNLGLGYRARFVSASARAILEERGGLPWLQQLRKAPYEEAHKALCTLPGVGTKVADCICLMALDKPQAVPVDVHVWQIAQRDYSWHPTTSQAKGPSPQANKELGNFFRNLWGPYAGWAQAVLFSADLRQLQQAQEPPAKRRKRCTGPEG from the exons ATGGTGGAACGGCTCTGCCAGACCTTTGGACCTCGGCTCATCCAGCTTGATGATGTCACCTACCATGGCTTCCCCAGCTTGCAGGCCCTGGCTG GGCCAGAGGTGGAAGCTCAGCTCAGGAATCTGGGCCTGGGGTACCGTGCCCGCTTTGTGAGTGCCAGTGCCCGAGCCATCCTAGAAGAACGgggtggacttccctggctgcAGCAGCTGCGCAAGGCCCCCTATGAGGAGGCTCACAAGGCCCTCTGCACCCTGCCTGGAGTAGGCACCAAG GTGGCTGACTGCATCTGCCTGATGGCGCTAGACAAACCCCAGGCTGTGCCCGTGGACGTCCATGTGTGGCAGATTGCCCAACGTGACTACAGCTGGCACCCCACCACCAGCCAGGCCAAGGGCCCGAGCCCCCAGGCCAACAAGGAACTGG gtAACTTTTTCCGGAACCTGTGGGGACCTTATGCTGGCTGGGCCCAAGCA GTGCTGTTCAGTGCTGACTTGCGCCAACTCCAGCAAGCTCAGGAGCCACCAGCAAAGCGCAGAAAGAGGTGCACAGGGCCGGAAGGCTAG